From a region of the Candidatus Pantoea bituminis genome:
- a CDS encoding Ig-like domain-containing protein, with product MSQRDDYRAVRLESIFQAAVSDFALPDVAPTSTSVARASSVVASSDSEGQTSAVSLNTLAVSAADTQAPAALRPYEPIAMDGVIAGWEANNRVHLRGQAVGEAGSTVTLTFNDQSWQSTVNKWGYWNASMPAEALKGLPDGNYSLKLTITDKAGNSTESTVDFGLYVDKTIKPTVTVDTISGDDAVSITEGVYGVDITGSATHMATNSIIKLTLGDKTVTGAVGSNGQWIGHFSSDDLQALQDGVYSLKVTAVDANGKSSTVTHDLTLLTHLSSVPKIHFDKVTDDNVINLAESKQDLLISGTLSTVAAGQALVLKGGDGVEHHATIGADGHWQVLVAAADVDKFISSGEVRVYAIDAANNYTDDILNLNIHTVLTPIYYEMNIGGDMTLNYEEAQHGLTFYIEGVKELEINGKTYLPEQGMITLPKDDLMALLDGDVTATAHRWDDYGNSDTQTLDQFFKVAVHDLPTLTLNTPFDDNVIDAADVNTWHLIQGSSSHLDQGSIVTVTLGDQSYSAAVKADGNWALTILAGQLAPLDEGQYEMKVTAKDSAGNVASASQNVTVDTHDASATTLSTLKMDDVIDAFGTSAAVTSTAATSTAEPATAAASHTAIDSNLVADSPYTLADHLWQHSAAQIMA from the coding sequence ATGTCCCAACGTGATGATTATCGTGCTGTTCGGCTAGAGTCGATCTTTCAGGCTGCCGTCAGCGATTTTGCCCTGCCTGATGTCGCACCAACATCCACTTCTGTGGCGCGTGCCAGCAGTGTGGTCGCCAGTTCAGATTCAGAGGGGCAAACATCAGCGGTTAGCCTGAATACGCTGGCGGTCAGCGCGGCAGACACGCAGGCACCGGCCGCGCTGCGTCCCTACGAACCGATCGCGATGGATGGCGTCATTGCGGGTTGGGAAGCCAACAATCGGGTGCATTTACGCGGTCAGGCGGTGGGCGAAGCGGGATCAACCGTGACCCTCACGTTTAACGATCAAAGCTGGCAGAGCACGGTGAATAAATGGGGCTACTGGAATGCCTCAATGCCGGCTGAAGCGTTGAAAGGATTGCCAGATGGCAACTACAGCCTAAAGCTGACTATCACCGATAAAGCCGGTAACAGCACCGAAAGCACGGTGGACTTCGGACTTTATGTGGATAAAACCATTAAGCCAACGGTCACGGTTGACACCATAAGCGGTGATGACGCGGTAAGCATAACAGAAGGTGTTTACGGCGTGGATATCACCGGCAGTGCCACGCATATGGCGACGAATTCAATCATCAAGCTGACGCTAGGCGATAAAACCGTGACCGGCGCGGTGGGCAGTAACGGGCAATGGATCGGCCACTTCAGCTCTGACGATCTGCAAGCGTTACAGGATGGCGTTTACAGTCTGAAAGTCACGGCTGTTGATGCCAACGGCAAATCCAGCACGGTGACTCACGACTTAACGCTGCTGACTCACTTGAGCAGCGTGCCGAAAATCCATTTCGATAAAGTCACTGATGACAACGTGATTAACCTGGCTGAGTCAAAACAGGATCTGTTGATCAGCGGCACGCTTTCAACGGTGGCAGCGGGCCAGGCGTTGGTATTGAAAGGCGGTGATGGCGTTGAACATCACGCGACGATCGGCGCAGATGGCCATTGGCAGGTGCTGGTTGCTGCGGCAGATGTCGACAAATTTATCTCAAGCGGCGAAGTTCGCGTTTATGCCATTGATGCGGCGAACAATTACACCGACGACATACTTAACCTTAATATTCATACTGTTTTAACGCCGATCTATTACGAGATGAATATTGGCGGTGATATGACGCTGAACTATGAAGAAGCGCAGCATGGCCTGACTTTCTATATCGAAGGTGTTAAGGAACTCGAAATAAACGGCAAAACCTACTTGCCGGAGCAGGGGATGATCACCCTTCCCAAGGATGATTTGATGGCGTTGTTGGATGGCGACGTCACCGCAACGGCTCATCGGTGGGATGATTATGGCAACAGCGATACACAAACGCTGGATCAGTTCTTCAAGGTTGCGGTACATGACTTACCCACGCTCACGCTCAACACGCCGTTTGATGACAACGTCATTGATGCCGCTGATGTGAATACCTGGCATCTGATTCAAGGCAGTTCCAGCCATCTTGATCAGGGCAGCATCGTCACGGTAACGCTGGGCGATCAAAGTTACAGTGCGGCGGTCAAGGCGGACGGCAACTGGGCTTTGACTATTCTTGCAGGTCAGCTGGCGCCGTTGGATGAAGGTCAATATGAGATGAAGGTGACGGCGAAAGACAGTGCGGGAAATGTGGCCAGTGCCAGTCAGAACGTTACGGTGGATACGCATGACGCGTCGGCAACGACGCTCAGTACGCTGAAGATGGATGACGTGATCGATGCATTTGGCACCTCTGCGGCGGTGACGTCAACCGCCGCAACCTCCACCGCAGAACCCGCCACCGCAGCCGCCTCACATACAGCAATCGACAGCAATTTGGTTGCCGATTCGCCTTATACCCTGGCCGATCACTTATGGCAGCACAGTGCAGCGCAGATAATGGCCTGA
- a CDS encoding TolC family outer membrane protein, with the protein MNKARMTLFLCALNGVVLTAAVAAPLPKAEFNWRAAPTEEQIATLTLRDAILRAFARNPKISEAAAQIHVGEGDLDAAKSAWYPQISLQGAAGRSHQTDSAGSLNNNGSGGITLSQLLYDFGRTGGAIDEQHALSDAYRYSLFDSMTTVAEDTLQAYLEVKRYQTLSVTAQTNIASLERVRDIAKLRADAGLNSQSDVLQAQTRIAAMHATLEQYRAQLRSAKAQLTVLTGVVPENLPELPQALLTQQITLDKIAYENSAAVRSAQSKQEAARERVRQAQSGHYPTIKVQAGRTRYENDRQSYWDDEVQLQVEAPLYQGGAVNAKTQSAEGEREAAQAAIQQAKLTINQNASTAYADMIGAQQRQQAGEVQLESADHTRNVYADEYRLSKRSLNDLLSVEQDVFQADSSRITALYDGWDATVRYAAAVDNLLDIMGIDRQKSSGDLLPSLQ; encoded by the coding sequence ATGAACAAAGCGCGAATGACCTTGTTTTTATGCGCCCTAAACGGCGTAGTGTTAACCGCGGCCGTAGCCGCACCGTTACCTAAAGCGGAATTTAACTGGCGTGCTGCGCCGACTGAAGAACAAATTGCCACCTTAACGCTGCGGGATGCCATTCTTCGTGCTTTTGCCCGCAATCCAAAAATATCGGAAGCGGCGGCGCAAATCCATGTCGGTGAAGGCGATTTAGATGCCGCAAAAAGTGCATGGTATCCACAAATCTCACTGCAAGGTGCGGCGGGACGTTCACATCAAACTGACTCAGCCGGTAGCCTGAACAATAACGGTTCCGGCGGTATTACGCTGAGCCAGCTTTTATATGATTTCGGACGCACCGGCGGCGCCATTGACGAGCAGCATGCGCTGTCTGATGCTTATCGTTATAGCCTGTTTGATTCCATGACCACCGTTGCGGAAGATACGCTGCAAGCTTACCTCGAAGTAAAACGTTATCAGACGCTCTCCGTCACCGCGCAAACCAATATCGCCTCGCTGGAGCGGGTACGTGATATTGCCAAACTGCGCGCCGATGCGGGACTCAACTCCCAATCTGATGTACTGCAAGCGCAAACGCGTATTGCGGCGATGCACGCCACGCTGGAGCAATATCGCGCCCAACTGCGTTCTGCTAAAGCACAGCTCACCGTGTTGACCGGCGTAGTACCGGAGAATTTGCCCGAGCTGCCGCAGGCACTGCTGACTCAACAAATCACGCTTGATAAAATTGCCTATGAAAACAGCGCTGCGGTGCGCAGCGCGCAATCTAAGCAGGAAGCGGCACGCGAGCGGGTACGTCAGGCGCAATCGGGTCATTATCCCACCATCAAAGTGCAGGCCGGACGCACCCGTTACGAGAATGATCGGCAATCCTATTGGGATGATGAAGTCCAACTGCAAGTTGAGGCACCGCTATACCAGGGCGGTGCGGTCAACGCCAAAACGCAGTCAGCTGAAGGCGAACGTGAAGCTGCACAAGCCGCTATCCAACAAGCCAAACTCACCATTAATCAGAATGCCTCAACCGCCTATGCCGACATGATTGGCGCCCAACAACGCCAGCAGGCAGGCGAAGTACAGCTGGAAAGTGCCGATCACACCCGCAACGTCTATGCGGATGAATACCGCCTCAGTAAACGAAGCCTGAACGATCTGCTCAGCGTCGAGCAGGATGTGTTTCAGGCAGACAGCTCGCGCATTACCGCGCTTTACGATGGTTGGGATGCCACCGTCCGCTATGCCGCTGCCGTGGATAATCTGCTCGATATCATGGGTATCGATCGTCAGAAGAGCAGCGGCGATCTTCTTCCTTCGCTGCAATAG